A stretch of Myxococcus hansupus DNA encodes these proteins:
- a CDS encoding DEAD/DEAH box helicase, whose product MRTPTDRYLPPRPGDSSSVTPPRGRVVVIAPTRAACETIELAVGLELRTYLEEHHGERLRELARSGQGFGIVAGTGTGKTLAIRPIAEEIVGRRPLRVAVVNREREATAETPLADVVIVTTGIARRWFQVGAIQREDTLIVDEIHQTSAELELCLALGKRVGCRFIWLSATVDPAFYARYLDSADVLQVTSFDPRKAAQVEVARRQPLSFLDDDFLEDVQQQGRGVGVFLATRAGVEEAAAHVRASAPEVHAAHYHGGEPLRAIRPFLEGTAPRPFVLAMTAAGQSALNVPGLDTVVIDDMRFTNLVERGRNVLTRVHLGNNELLQMAGRVHGRVEGGRVFILSDRPLHFASLRPTEPEFQLAGEPERVALTAAALGVRADELDLPVPLDRNAYRRALAKLQARNIVDAEGRLSDYGRAVESLPVERPWAELIVNGEDALLPVLAVCSSVDSLHRMTREERNLEGLLVTGSDHLTAYNLYADAFREAGSVGEVQGLPRHVFDAEKLVAWAEVRGVLVKALEDAALAMASVYRSVGLALPARMPYADSRVHRRFCDLLARYMPFDLVLDERTAWGEVARVSKTSVCGNLGAVAGTLRYFADRNGDSQAGIEGTHLPQSLLRRYAGRHSAAPAYDARFRSIVLETRVDFFGFELEREFEVLRAWGPELAQAVRHALAEALAQGEAPHPAVDRHRVAIAQVRELWRRSGGATAPLGLPELTALYEAQLDGVDTLDDFKARPLRLDLDALVPPATRQALLALPDAVLVREQAVPLEYDVEVLQDGAPRGVVRLQLPEKLARTLVEEELPAFDRPPRFSVARGRRGVVEARSLLELQELLDRPWMPDEIAEATRERPLPRQDRERGAPRPGGNRGHQGKAPRNGRRPGRGGRRR is encoded by the coding sequence GTGCGTACGCCCACCGACCGATACCTGCCGCCGCGCCCCGGCGATTCCTCCTCCGTCACGCCTCCTCGGGGGCGGGTGGTGGTCATCGCGCCCACGCGCGCCGCGTGTGAAACCATCGAGCTGGCGGTGGGGCTGGAGCTGCGCACCTACCTGGAAGAACACCACGGCGAGCGCCTCCGCGAGCTGGCCCGGAGCGGGCAGGGGTTCGGCATCGTCGCGGGCACGGGCACTGGCAAGACGCTCGCCATCCGGCCCATCGCGGAGGAAATCGTGGGCCGGCGGCCCCTGCGGGTGGCGGTGGTCAACCGCGAGCGGGAGGCCACCGCGGAGACGCCGCTGGCGGACGTCGTCATCGTCACCACGGGGATCGCGCGGCGCTGGTTCCAGGTGGGCGCCATTCAGCGCGAGGACACGCTCATCGTCGATGAGATTCACCAGACCTCCGCCGAGCTGGAGCTGTGTCTGGCCCTGGGCAAGCGCGTGGGCTGCCGCTTCATCTGGCTGTCCGCCACCGTGGACCCGGCTTTCTACGCGCGCTACCTGGACAGCGCGGACGTGCTCCAGGTGACCTCCTTCGACCCGAGGAAGGCGGCCCAGGTGGAGGTGGCGCGCCGTCAGCCGTTGTCCTTCCTCGACGATGACTTCCTGGAGGACGTGCAGCAGCAGGGACGCGGCGTGGGCGTGTTCCTGGCCACGCGCGCGGGTGTGGAGGAGGCGGCGGCCCACGTCCGCGCGTCCGCGCCGGAGGTCCACGCGGCGCACTACCACGGCGGCGAACCGCTGCGCGCCATCCGCCCCTTCCTGGAGGGCACGGCGCCTCGGCCCTTCGTGCTCGCGATGACGGCGGCGGGGCAGAGCGCGCTCAACGTGCCGGGACTGGACACGGTCGTCATCGATGACATGCGCTTCACGAACCTGGTGGAGCGCGGCCGAAACGTCCTCACCCGCGTCCACCTGGGCAACAACGAGCTCTTGCAGATGGCGGGGCGCGTGCACGGGCGGGTGGAGGGCGGGCGTGTCTTCATCCTGAGCGACCGCCCGCTGCACTTCGCTTCGCTTCGGCCCACCGAGCCCGAGTTCCAACTCGCGGGCGAGCCGGAGCGGGTGGCGCTCACCGCCGCGGCCCTGGGCGTGCGGGCGGACGAGCTGGACCTGCCCGTGCCGCTGGACCGCAATGCCTATCGCCGGGCGCTCGCGAAGCTGCAGGCGCGCAACATCGTGGACGCGGAAGGGCGGCTGTCCGACTACGGCCGCGCGGTGGAGTCCCTGCCCGTGGAGCGTCCGTGGGCGGAGCTCATCGTCAACGGGGAGGACGCCTTGCTGCCGGTGCTCGCGGTGTGCAGCTCGGTGGATTCCCTGCACCGGATGACGCGCGAGGAGCGGAACCTGGAGGGGCTGCTCGTCACGGGCAGCGACCACCTGACCGCGTACAACCTCTACGCCGATGCCTTCCGTGAAGCGGGCTCGGTGGGGGAGGTGCAGGGGTTGCCGCGCCACGTCTTTGACGCGGAGAAGCTCGTGGCCTGGGCGGAGGTCCGTGGGGTGCTGGTGAAGGCCCTGGAGGACGCGGCGCTCGCGATGGCGAGCGTGTACCGGAGCGTGGGGCTGGCGCTGCCCGCGCGCATGCCCTACGCGGACTCACGGGTCCATCGGCGGTTCTGCGACCTGCTCGCGCGCTACATGCCCTTCGACCTGGTCCTCGACGAACGCACCGCCTGGGGCGAGGTCGCGCGCGTGTCGAAGACGAGCGTGTGCGGCAACCTGGGCGCGGTGGCGGGCACCCTGCGCTACTTCGCTGACCGCAATGGTGACTCGCAAGCGGGTATCGAAGGCACCCACCTGCCGCAATCCCTGCTGCGTCGCTACGCCGGGCGCCACTCGGCGGCGCCCGCTTACGACGCGCGCTTTCGTTCCATCGTGCTCGAGACGCGGGTGGACTTCTTCGGCTTCGAGCTCGAACGAGAGTTCGAGGTGCTGCGCGCTTGGGGGCCGGAGCTCGCCCAGGCGGTCCGGCATGCGCTCGCCGAGGCGCTGGCGCAGGGCGAGGCACCCCATCCCGCCGTGGACCGTCACCGCGTCGCCATCGCCCAGGTGCGCGAGTTGTGGCGACGCTCGGGCGGGGCCACCGCGCCGCTGGGACTCCCGGAGCTGACCGCGCTCTACGAGGCGCAACTGGACGGGGTGGACACGCTCGATGATTTCAAGGCGCGCCCGCTGCGGCTCGACTTGGACGCGCTCGTGCCGCCCGCGACACGTCAGGCGCTCCTGGCACTCCCGGACGCTGTATTGGTGCGGGAGCAGGCGGTTCCACTCGAGTACGACGTGGAGGTGCTGCAGGACGGAGCCCCGCGAGGCGTGGTGCGGCTGCAGCTCCCAGAGAAGCTCGCGCGCACCTTGGTGGAGGAGGAGTTGCCGGCGTTCGACCGGCCTCCGCGCTTCAGCGTGGCTCGGGGCCGGCGGGGCGTGGTCGAGGCTCGCTCGCTCCTTGAGCTTCAGGAGTTGCTCGACCGGCCCTGGATGCCGGACGAGATTGCCGAGGCCACCCGTGAGCGTCCGCTCCCTCGGCAGGACCGGGAGCGTGGCGCGCCCAGGCCTGGCGGAAACCGGGGCCATCAAGGCAAGGCACCCCGGAATGGAAGACGGCCAGGGCGCGGCGGACGGCGGCGTTGA